In a genomic window of Mycolicibacter heraklionensis:
- a CDS encoding TetR/AcrR family transcriptional regulator, whose product MDSAQERILGIVVEILETEGYDAVQLREVARRARVSLATIYKRYATRDELILAALDAWMAEHRYSGVAPHSRGPGESLYAALMGLFRTIFEPWERHPAMLTAYVRARSAPGGETLVRRGLDVVVPAALALLAYVDEQFIDDLDVVVSNLVYGLSARFAVGEIAITDILPSLDRAVYRLTQGYQNGGG is encoded by the coding sequence ATGGACAGCGCGCAAGAGCGGATCCTCGGCATCGTCGTCGAGATCCTGGAGACCGAGGGCTACGACGCCGTGCAGCTACGCGAAGTCGCCCGGCGCGCCCGGGTTTCGCTGGCCACGATCTACAAGCGCTACGCCACCCGCGACGAGCTCATCCTGGCCGCGCTGGACGCCTGGATGGCCGAGCACCGCTACTCCGGTGTCGCGCCGCATTCGCGTGGCCCCGGCGAATCGCTCTACGCGGCGCTGATGGGCTTGTTCCGTACGATCTTCGAGCCATGGGAGCGACACCCGGCCATGTTGACGGCCTACGTTCGCGCCCGCTCCGCACCCGGCGGTGAGACGCTGGTCCGGCGCGGACTCGATGTGGTGGTTCCCGCCGCGCTGGCGCTGCTTGCCTACGTCGACGAGCAGTTCATCGACGACCTGGATGTCGTTGTCTCCAACCTGGTCTACGGCCTGTCGGCGCGATTCGCCGTCGGCGAGATCGCCATCACCGACATCCTGCCCAGCCTCGATCGGGCGGTCTACCGGCTCACGCAGGGCTACCAGAACGGCGGTGGCTAA
- a CDS encoding SRPBCC family protein — translation MGSPLPAKTVSASRVIAAPAKRIFEFIADPARQPRWDGNANLAEAAPGQRVRAVGDVFTMTLTMGGVRENHVVEFEEGRRIAWRPAEPGRTPPGHLWRWELEPLGPARTRVTHTYDWSALSDPKRLARARSTTADTLAASLSRLATLVEDS, via the coding sequence ATCGGCTCGCCGCTGCCGGCGAAGACTGTCAGCGCCAGCAGGGTGATCGCGGCGCCGGCAAAGCGGATCTTTGAGTTCATCGCCGATCCGGCACGGCAGCCGCGCTGGGACGGCAACGCCAACCTGGCCGAAGCCGCACCCGGCCAACGGGTTCGTGCCGTCGGAGACGTCTTCACCATGACATTGACCATGGGTGGGGTCCGGGAGAACCACGTGGTGGAGTTCGAGGAGGGTCGGCGTATCGCCTGGCGCCCGGCGGAGCCCGGCCGTACGCCGCCGGGGCACCTGTGGAGATGGGAGCTCGAGCCACTGGGTCCGGCACGCACCCGGGTCACGCACACCTATGACTGGTCGGCGTTGTCCGACCCGAAGCGTCTCGCCCGGGCCCGGTCCACCACCGCAGATACGCTCGCAGCGTCGCTGTCTCGGTTGGCCACCCTGGTCGAGGACTCGTGA
- a CDS encoding AAA family ATPase, translating into MGSTEEREEHRRVDSSRHLTLIARLNTSAVDSRRGVVRLHPEAVAALGIREWDAVSLTGSRTTSAVAGLTGPDAPTGVALLDDVTLSNAGLRDGTEVVVSAVTVYGARSVTLSGSTLASQSLSPNTLRQALLGKVMTVGDAVSLLPRDLGPGTSTSAATTALASSVGISWTSELLTVTGVDPAGPVSVQPNSLVTFGNGTIAPPAPVSKPATPARIAIDELKGCEAQAAKLAEWLKLALDEPQLLKTLRAGTNLGVLVSGPAGVGKTTLVRAVCEGRRLIELDGPEIGALAADERLAAVRSAAAKVCDGGGVLLIADVDTLLPEPSEPVATLILAELRNVVATEGVAFIATSALPDHVDPRLRAPDLCDREIRLSLPDGATRAALLATLLISVPTADLTLGEIAERTPGFVAADLAALVREAALRAASRASDTDEEPKLTQEDLIGALSVIRPLSRSAAAEVSVGSVTLDDVGDMVATKQALTEAILWPLQHPDTFTRLGVDPPHGVLLYGPPGCGKTFVVRALAGSGRVSVHAVKGAELMDKWVGSSERAVRDLFQRARDSAPSLVFLDEIDALAPRRGQSFDSGVTDRVVAALLTELDGANPLRDVVVVGATNRPELIDPALTRPGRLEKLVFVEPPDADARRQILRVSGKSVPLHEDVDLDALAADLDGYSAADCVALLREAALTAMRRSIDAADVTMADIAAARESVRPSLDPAQIDALRSFADNR; encoded by the coding sequence GTGGGTTCCACCGAAGAGCGCGAAGAACACCGCCGAGTCGATTCCTCCCGGCACCTGACGCTGATCGCCCGGCTCAACACCTCCGCCGTCGACTCCCGCCGCGGCGTGGTTCGACTGCACCCCGAAGCCGTTGCCGCCCTGGGTATCCGGGAGTGGGATGCGGTGTCGCTGACGGGTTCTCGCACGACGTCGGCGGTGGCTGGGCTGACCGGACCGGATGCACCGACCGGTGTGGCGCTGCTCGACGACGTGACGCTGTCCAACGCCGGGCTGCGCGACGGCACCGAGGTGGTGGTGTCCGCGGTGACCGTCTACGGCGCCCGGTCGGTGACGTTGAGCGGTTCCACGCTGGCCTCGCAGAGTTTGTCACCGAACACGCTGCGCCAGGCCTTGCTGGGCAAGGTGATGACGGTCGGCGACGCGGTGTCCCTGCTGCCCCGCGACCTGGGGCCCGGAACGTCCACGTCGGCGGCCACCACGGCCCTGGCGTCCTCGGTGGGGATCAGCTGGACTTCGGAGCTGCTGACCGTCACCGGTGTGGACCCCGCCGGCCCGGTCAGCGTGCAGCCCAACTCACTGGTCACCTTCGGCAATGGCACCATCGCTCCGCCCGCCCCGGTGTCCAAGCCGGCGACCCCGGCCCGGATCGCCATCGATGAACTCAAGGGGTGCGAAGCGCAGGCCGCCAAGCTCGCCGAATGGCTCAAGCTTGCTCTCGACGAGCCACAGCTGTTGAAAACCCTGCGCGCCGGAACGAATCTCGGTGTGCTGGTGTCGGGTCCGGCCGGGGTGGGCAAGACCACCCTGGTCCGGGCGGTGTGTGAGGGCCGGCGGCTGATCGAGTTGGACGGACCCGAGATCGGGGCGCTGGCCGCCGATGAGCGGCTGGCCGCGGTACGTTCCGCGGCGGCAAAGGTCTGCGACGGTGGCGGGGTGCTGCTGATCGCCGACGTGGACACCCTGTTGCCCGAACCATCGGAGCCGGTGGCAACGCTGATCCTCGCCGAGCTGCGCAACGTGGTGGCCACCGAAGGGGTGGCCTTCATCGCGACGTCGGCGCTGCCGGATCATGTCGATCCCCGACTGCGGGCGCCGGACTTGTGCGATCGCGAGATCCGGCTGAGCCTGCCCGACGGTGCGACCCGGGCGGCACTGTTGGCCACCCTGCTTATCTCGGTTCCCACCGCGGACTTGACCTTGGGTGAGATCGCCGAGCGCACACCGGGTTTCGTGGCCGCAGACCTCGCAGCGCTAGTCCGGGAAGCCGCACTGCGGGCGGCGTCGCGGGCCAGCGACACCGACGAGGAGCCCAAGCTCACCCAGGAGGACCTGATCGGGGCGCTCAGCGTCATCCGCCCGCTGTCGCGCTCGGCGGCTGCGGAGGTTTCCGTCGGCTCGGTCACTCTCGACGACGTCGGTGACATGGTGGCCACCAAACAGGCGCTGACCGAAGCGATCCTGTGGCCGCTGCAACACCCGGACACCTTTACCCGGCTGGGCGTCGACCCGCCGCACGGTGTGCTGCTCTACGGCCCGCCCGGCTGCGGCAAGACCTTTGTGGTGCGCGCCCTGGCGGGGTCTGGTCGGGTCAGCGTGCATGCCGTCAAAGGCGCGGAGTTGATGGACAAGTGGGTGGGCAGCAGTGAGCGGGCGGTGCGGGACCTGTTTCAGCGGGCCCGCGATTCGGCGCCGTCGCTGGTGTTCCTCGACGAGATCGACGCCCTGGCACCGCGGCGCGGCCAGAGCTTCGACTCCGGGGTGACCGACCGGGTGGTGGCCGCGCTGCTCACTGAGCTCGACGGCGCCAACCCGCTGCGCGACGTGGTGGTGGTCGGCGCCACCAACCGTCCCGAGCTGATCGATCCGGCCCTGACCCGGCCGGGCCGGCTGGAGAAGCTGGTGTTCGTCGAGCCGCCGGATGCCGATGCCCGCCGCCAGATCCTGCGGGTGTCCGGGAAATCCGTTCCGCTGCACGAGGACGTGGACCTCGACGCGCTGGCCGCGGACCTGGACGGCTACAGCGCCGCGGACTGCGTGGCACTGCTGCGCGAAGCGGCCCTCACGGCAATGCGGCGCAGTATCGACGCTGCCGATGTCACCATGGCCGACATCGCTGCGGCGCGCGAAAGCGTCCGTCCCTCACTGGATCCCGCTCAGATCGACGCGTTGCGCTCGTTCGCCGACAACCGCTAG
- a CDS encoding chorismate mutase yields MRSPLLMSALCAALLMAPSPARADDASPLADLVDAAAQRLQVADDVAAIKWQTGGAIEDPARVQQQLAALADRAVGDNLDPDYVRRIFTDQISATEAAEHYRFAQWKLDPAAAPATAPDLTASRARIDAFNQVMLAQIGQRWELLHSPACVAELDEATRTVSETRQFDEFYRQALSSATRDYCDG; encoded by the coding sequence ATGCGGTCACCCCTGCTGATGTCGGCGCTCTGCGCGGCCCTGCTGATGGCACCGTCCCCGGCCAGGGCGGACGACGCATCCCCGTTGGCCGACCTGGTGGACGCCGCCGCCCAGCGACTCCAGGTCGCCGACGACGTGGCGGCGATCAAATGGCAGACCGGAGGCGCCATCGAGGACCCGGCCCGGGTACAGCAGCAACTCGCGGCACTGGCCGACCGCGCCGTCGGCGACAACCTCGACCCCGACTACGTGCGGCGGATCTTCACCGATCAGATCAGCGCCACCGAAGCCGCCGAGCATTACCGGTTCGCCCAGTGGAAGCTGGATCCGGCCGCCGCGCCTGCCACCGCGCCGGACTTGACGGCCTCGCGGGCACGCATCGACGCCTTCAATCAGGTCATGCTGGCCCAGATCGGCCAGCGGTGGGAGCTGCTGCACTCACCCGCGTGCGTCGCCGAACTCGACGAGGCGACTCGAACCGTCAGCGAAACAAGGCAATTCGACGAGTTCTACCGGCAGGCGCTGTCGTCGGCGACCCGGGACTATTGCGACGGCTAG
- the pssA gene encoding CDP-diacylglycerol--serine O-phosphatidyltransferase, with amino-acid sequence MTIPVQQARGRGPVGLHILPSSMTVLAICAGLTSIKYALDGQPHLAMALIAAAAILDGLDGRVARILDAESRMGAEIDSLADAVDFGVAPAVVIYVTLLSTQPAGWIVVLLYAVCVVLRLARFNTLLDDATLPAYTREFFVGMPAPAGAITLMGLLAAKLEFGDGWWTSQWFTCIWVVGTSMLLVSRIPMRKMHAVSVPPHLAAVLLAVLALVAAAAFLFPYVLVLVLIGTYLCTIPFSVRSQRWVAAHPEAWEDAPRERRAARRAIRRAQPGRRPGVRRGIRRPSGQSMARLRLRKPGR; translated from the coding sequence ATGACGATTCCTGTCCAGCAGGCCCGCGGCCGGGGCCCGGTGGGTCTGCACATCCTGCCCAGCTCGATGACGGTGCTGGCGATCTGCGCCGGTTTGACCTCGATCAAGTACGCGCTGGACGGGCAGCCGCATCTCGCGATGGCACTGATCGCCGCCGCCGCCATTCTCGACGGCCTGGACGGCCGGGTGGCGCGCATCCTGGACGCCGAGTCGAGGATGGGCGCCGAGATCGACTCCCTGGCCGACGCCGTCGACTTCGGGGTGGCTCCGGCGGTGGTGATCTATGTGACGCTGCTGTCGACGCAACCGGCGGGCTGGATCGTGGTGCTGCTGTACGCGGTGTGTGTGGTGCTGCGGCTGGCCCGGTTCAACACCCTGCTCGACGACGCCACCCTGCCGGCCTACACCCGGGAGTTCTTCGTCGGGATGCCCGCCCCGGCCGGTGCCATCACACTGATGGGCCTGCTGGCCGCCAAGCTGGAGTTCGGCGACGGATGGTGGACCTCGCAGTGGTTCACCTGCATCTGGGTGGTGGGCACGTCGATGTTGTTGGTCAGCCGGATCCCGATGCGCAAGATGCACGCCGTGTCGGTGCCGCCGCACCTGGCCGCCGTACTGCTGGCGGTGCTGGCGCTGGTAGCCGCGGCAGCGTTTCTGTTCCCCTACGTGCTGGTGCTGGTGCTGATCGGGACGTACCTGTGCACCATTCCGTTCTCGGTCCGCAGTCAGCGCTGGGTGGCCGCACACCCCGAGGCGTGGGAGGACGCCCCCCGGGAGCGCCGGGCCGCGCGGCGGGCGATCCGCCGGGCGCAGCCGGGCCGCCGCCCGGGTGTGCGGCGGGGCATCCGTCGGCCCAGTGGGCAGTCGATGGCCCGGTTGCGGCTACGCAAGCCGGGCCGCTGA
- a CDS encoding phosphatidylserine decarboxylase produces the protein MARRPRAADDPGGLRHLIELVRSTVPPMHSAGLPFVGSALGVALLGRKQRWLRGAGLLAAGASAGFFRHPRRVPPTRPGVVVAPADGMVCLVDSAAPPPELDLPDTPLPRVSIFMSVFDAHVQRAPVGGEVIEVLHRAGRFGSADRTEASADNERNSVRIRTADGAEVIAVQVAGLVARRIICDTRPGDHLAIGDTYGLIRFGSRLDVYLPVGTQPLVGVGQRMVAGETVLADLS, from the coding sequence ATGGCCAGACGCCCCCGCGCAGCAGATGATCCCGGCGGTCTCCGGCACCTGATCGAGCTGGTGCGCTCGACGGTGCCGCCGATGCACAGCGCCGGACTGCCGTTCGTCGGCAGCGCGCTGGGCGTGGCGCTGCTGGGCCGCAAGCAGCGGTGGCTGCGCGGCGCCGGGCTGCTGGCCGCGGGCGCCAGCGCCGGGTTCTTCCGGCATCCGCGCCGGGTGCCGCCGACTCGCCCCGGTGTGGTGGTGGCCCCCGCCGACGGCATGGTCTGCCTGGTCGACTCCGCGGCCCCGCCGCCGGAGCTGGACCTGCCCGACACCCCGTTGCCGCGGGTCAGCATCTTCATGTCGGTCTTCGACGCCCATGTGCAACGGGCTCCGGTCGGCGGTGAGGTGATCGAGGTGCTGCACCGGGCCGGCCGGTTCGGGTCCGCGGACCGCACCGAAGCCAGTGCGGACAACGAGCGCAACAGCGTGCGGATCCGCACCGCCGACGGCGCCGAGGTGATCGCCGTGCAGGTCGCCGGGCTGGTGGCGCGGCGCATCATCTGCGACACCCGGCCCGGTGATCATCTGGCGATCGGTGACACCTACGGCTTGATCCGCTTCGGTTCGCGACTCGACGTCTACCTGCCGGTCGGGACACAGCCGCTGGTCGGCGTGGGCCAGCGCATGGTCGCCGGCGAAACCGTCCTGGCCGACCTGTCATGA
- the moeA gene encoding molybdopterin molybdotransferase MoeA, which produces MRSVEEHQRAVADLIQARPPITVALADAEGLVLAADVIAPISLPVFDNSAMDGYAVLADDIVAATPEAPVKLPVTEDIPAGRTDIPTLTPGTAHRIMTGAPIPHGADAVVPVEDTDGGLDVVQISATIPRGRHVRRSGGDVAAGATVLWAGQLVSAPAAGLASALGLAELTVRPRQRVLVISTGSELVKPGTPLAPGQIYESNGVMLAAAVRDAGAEVVGAVTVADDTAEFTAVLDRYGVRDGAVDLVITSGGVSAGAYEVVKDVFGRDGDQGVHFVKVAMQPGMPQGIGRVGDAAIITLPGNPVSAQVSFEVFIRPALRRAMNLPKPDRPRRTAVLSEKLVSPAGKRQFRRGLLDYETGTVTNYGPPASHHLRYLASANCLLDIADEVTELAVGTEVEVWDLTG; this is translated from the coding sequence ATGCGATCCGTCGAAGAGCACCAGCGGGCCGTCGCCGATCTGATTCAGGCCCGGCCGCCGATCACGGTCGCACTGGCCGACGCCGAGGGACTGGTACTGGCCGCGGACGTGATCGCACCGATCTCGCTGCCGGTCTTCGACAATTCCGCGATGGACGGCTACGCCGTGCTCGCCGATGACATCGTGGCCGCAACCCCGGAAGCGCCGGTGAAACTGCCTGTCACCGAAGACATTCCGGCAGGCCGCACCGATATCCCCACCCTGACGCCGGGCACCGCGCACCGCATCATGACCGGCGCGCCCATTCCGCACGGCGCCGACGCCGTGGTTCCCGTCGAGGACACCGACGGCGGCCTGGACGTGGTACAGATCAGCGCGACGATTCCCCGGGGGCGCCATGTCCGCCGGTCCGGCGGAGACGTCGCGGCGGGCGCCACCGTGCTGTGGGCCGGGCAACTGGTCAGTGCGCCGGCGGCCGGTCTGGCCTCGGCGCTGGGGTTGGCCGAGTTGACGGTGCGACCCCGGCAACGAGTACTGGTGATCTCCACCGGCTCCGAACTGGTCAAACCCGGCACACCGCTGGCGCCTGGCCAGATCTATGAGTCCAACGGGGTGATGCTGGCGGCGGCGGTGCGTGACGCCGGCGCCGAGGTGGTTGGCGCCGTGACGGTCGCCGACGACACCGCCGAGTTCACCGCGGTGCTCGACCGCTACGGCGTCCGTGACGGGGCGGTGGATCTGGTGATCACCAGCGGCGGAGTCAGCGCAGGGGCTTACGAGGTGGTCAAGGACGTCTTCGGCCGTGACGGCGACCAGGGCGTGCATTTCGTCAAGGTGGCGATGCAGCCCGGGATGCCGCAGGGCATCGGCCGCGTTGGCGACGCGGCCATCATCACGCTGCCCGGCAACCCGGTCAGCGCACAGGTGTCCTTCGAAGTGTTCATCCGGCCCGCACTGCGTCGTGCGATGAACCTGCCCAAGCCGGATCGGCCGCGCCGCACCGCGGTCCTGAGCGAGAAACTGGTCTCGCCGGCCGGAAAGCGGCAGTTCCGGCGCGGGCTGCTCGACTACGAAACCGGGACCGTCACCAACTACGGGCCGCCCGCCTCGCACCACCTGCGTTACCTGGCGTCGGCGAACTGCCTCCTCGACATCGCCGACGAGGTGACCGAGCTGGCGGTGGGCACCGAGGTGGAAGTCTGGGACCTGACCGGCTGA
- a CDS encoding SDR family NAD(P)-dependent oxidoreductase produces the protein MSSRDKWAAADVPDQTGRVAVITGSNTGIGYHTAEVLAEHGALVVLAVRDLDKGNAAAKRITQAHPQAAVEVQELDLSSLASVREAADALSAAHARIDLLINNAGVMYTPKQHTVDGFELQFGVNHLGHFALTGLLLPRMVRVKRSRVVTVSSMAHRIMAAIHFDDLQWEHGYNRIAAYGQSKLANLMFTYELQRRLAAKRRSTIAVAAHPGTANTELTRHLPPLLRPADRLLMPLVVQSAAMGALPTLRAATDPAVLGGQYYGPSGIGEQRGYPKLVDASKHAHDVELQQRLWAVSEELTGITYPV, from the coding sequence ATGAGTAGCCGGGACAAGTGGGCTGCGGCAGACGTGCCGGATCAGACCGGCCGCGTCGCGGTAATCACCGGCTCCAACACCGGAATCGGCTATCACACCGCGGAGGTGCTCGCCGAGCACGGCGCCCTGGTGGTGCTGGCCGTACGCGACCTCGACAAGGGCAACGCGGCGGCGAAACGGATCACGCAGGCCCACCCGCAGGCCGCCGTCGAGGTACAGGAACTCGATCTGAGTTCGCTGGCGTCGGTCCGCGAAGCCGCCGACGCCTTGAGCGCCGCCCATGCCCGCATCGATCTGCTGATCAACAACGCCGGCGTCATGTACACGCCCAAGCAGCACACCGTCGACGGTTTCGAGCTGCAGTTCGGCGTCAACCATCTGGGCCATTTCGCCCTGACCGGCCTGTTGCTGCCGCGGATGGTGCGGGTGAAGCGGTCTCGCGTGGTGACCGTCAGCAGCATGGCGCACCGGATCATGGCGGCAATCCACTTCGATGACCTGCAGTGGGAACACGGCTACAACCGGATCGCCGCCTACGGGCAGTCCAAGCTGGCCAACCTGATGTTCACCTACGAGTTGCAGCGCCGGCTGGCCGCCAAACGCCGCTCGACCATCGCCGTCGCTGCGCACCCCGGTACCGCCAACACCGAACTGACCCGGCACCTGCCGCCACTACTGCGTCCCGCAGACCGTTTACTGATGCCCCTGGTCGTGCAGAGCGCCGCGATGGGTGCGTTGCCCACGCTGCGCGCGGCCACCGACCCCGCGGTACTCGGCGGGCAGTACTACGGTCCAAGCGGCATCGGTGAGCAGCGCGGATATCCGAAGCTGGTGGACGCCAGCAAGCACGCGCACGACGTCGAGTTGCAACAGCGATTGTGGGCCGTCTCCGAGGAGCTGACAGGAATCACCTACCCCGTCTGA
- a CDS encoding PH domain-containing protein: MAQHADGSTATTLVDPTNPPSSRAPLVWALVGAVPWLFLALLQLGWAAADERLAWLHVTALAVTALGLLVSAVIAPLWRYRVHRWDVSDQAVYTRTGWLVQERRIAPISRVQTVDTYRGPLDRLLGLANVRVTTASSAGAVHIVALDAAVADRIVAQLTDIAALGAEDAT, from the coding sequence ATGGCGCAGCACGCAGACGGCTCCACGGCGACCACCCTGGTCGATCCCACCAATCCGCCCAGCTCCCGTGCGCCCTTGGTCTGGGCGCTGGTCGGTGCGGTGCCCTGGCTGTTTCTGGCCCTGCTGCAGCTGGGCTGGGCGGCCGCCGACGAGCGGCTTGCCTGGCTGCACGTCACCGCCCTCGCGGTCACCGCGCTGGGTCTGCTGGTCTCGGCGGTGATCGCCCCGTTGTGGCGCTATCGGGTGCACCGGTGGGACGTCAGCGATCAGGCCGTCTACACCCGCACCGGTTGGCTGGTGCAGGAGCGCCGGATCGCGCCGATCTCGCGAGTGCAGACCGTCGACACCTACCGGGGTCCGCTGGATCGCCTGCTGGGGCTGGCCAATGTGCGGGTGACCACCGCGTCGTCGGCGGGCGCGGTGCACATCGTGGCGCTGGATGCCGCCGTCGCCGACCGCATCGTGGCGCAACTGACCGACATTGCCGCGCTGGGTGCCGAGGACGCCACGTGA
- a CDS encoding DUF4185 domain-containing protein: MSGLPPLTEIEDANWDYLTTNATAWTNLANTWEAAFTEVRDASKSPGGTPWTGAGAEAFQQRAAADVVKIHGPADMLRNAAAIATRGAQAQQSNKGLVLSAVNTAEREDFRVGDDYSVTDTWTYYSSAAEQTQREQAAQAHASFIKSRAANLVNNEQEIARQLTTATAGLHSFSFGEDGADGGAGGNGQPRVVLVDDVLRRGESRNLGPVAGTGADPGIPGIGAADLGEVITLPNGKQVMILGDSFSGDKMGVGDHYPSAAVPVHMENGKVVIDGPPLTGPDGSNVLFLPPPQAAGTNTLPAGSIRMRDGTTYMMVAGTNDLNPTGGTWLTKVTNDPASGWQPIDGSWRPWTPNAQPSADMPHPGTAVSSAPTQISGYQAADGNVYIAADAFDRSQGVSMYRADPANVTDRSSWQPWTGSGWGTPGQVAVPPPGGDTYGELSFQEVGGQPVLAGFNGANGSVDLHIGEAPTDVFAGARTVVAPGGDWANPVPGTYPQNYGGYILPGSTLDDMGILVSQWNTGTNTPYVVEQFQVNPNR, from the coding sequence ATGTCCGGATTGCCACCGCTGACCGAGATCGAAGACGCCAACTGGGATTACCTCACCACCAACGCCACCGCCTGGACCAACCTCGCCAACACATGGGAAGCCGCGTTCACCGAAGTCCGCGACGCCTCAAAGAGTCCCGGAGGCACCCCCTGGACCGGCGCCGGCGCCGAAGCCTTCCAACAGCGCGCCGCCGCCGACGTCGTGAAAATCCACGGTCCCGCCGACATGCTGCGCAACGCCGCCGCTATCGCCACCCGCGGCGCGCAAGCCCAGCAGAGCAACAAGGGGCTCGTGTTGTCTGCCGTCAATACCGCCGAGCGCGAAGACTTCCGGGTCGGCGACGACTACTCCGTCACCGACACCTGGACCTACTACAGCTCCGCCGCGGAGCAGACGCAGCGCGAGCAAGCCGCCCAAGCTCACGCCAGTTTCATCAAATCCCGAGCCGCGAACCTGGTAAACAACGAGCAGGAGATAGCCCGCCAACTCACCACGGCCACGGCGGGCCTGCACTCGTTCAGCTTCGGTGAAGACGGCGCCGATGGTGGGGCCGGTGGCAACGGACAGCCGCGCGTGGTGCTCGTCGATGACGTGCTGCGCCGGGGAGAGTCCCGGAACCTGGGGCCAGTCGCAGGCACCGGTGCTGATCCCGGCATCCCCGGTATCGGCGCTGCCGACCTCGGTGAAGTCATCACCTTGCCCAACGGCAAGCAAGTCATGATCCTGGGCGACTCATTCTCCGGCGACAAGATGGGCGTGGGCGACCACTACCCTTCAGCAGCGGTGCCAGTACACATGGAGAACGGCAAGGTGGTCATCGACGGCCCCCCGCTGACCGGCCCCGACGGCAGTAACGTGCTCTTCCTCCCGCCACCACAGGCGGCAGGTACGAACACGCTTCCCGCGGGCAGCATCCGGATGCGCGACGGCACCACCTACATGATGGTGGCCGGAACCAATGACCTGAATCCAACCGGAGGCACGTGGCTGACGAAAGTCACGAACGATCCGGCCAGCGGCTGGCAACCCATCGACGGATCATGGCGGCCATGGACACCTAACGCGCAACCCTCCGCAGACATGCCACACCCAGGAACCGCCGTCAGCAGTGCACCCACACAGATCAGCGGCTATCAAGCCGCCGACGGCAACGTCTACATCGCGGCCGACGCCTTCGACCGCAGCCAGGGCGTCTCCATGTATCGCGCCGACCCCGCGAACGTGACCGACCGCAGCTCGTGGCAACCCTGGACAGGTAGCGGATGGGGCACTCCTGGGCAAGTAGCCGTCCCACCACCAGGCGGAGATACATACGGCGAGCTGAGCTTCCAAGAAGTCGGCGGGCAACCGGTCCTAGCCGGATTTAACGGCGCCAATGGCTCAGTGGACCTCCACATCGGGGAAGCCCCGACGGATGTATTCGCCGGGGCGCGTACCGTCGTGGCGCCCGGCGGCGACTGGGCCAATCCAGTGCCAGGAACCTACCCGCAGAACTACGGCGGCTACATCCTGCCCGGCTCAACCCTCGACGATATGGGCATCCTGGTCAGCCAATGGAACACCGGCACCAACACCCCGTACGTCGTGGAACAATTTCAGGTAAACCCGAACAGGTAA